In Spirochaeta thermophila DSM 6578, the following proteins share a genomic window:
- a CDS encoding xylulokinase, with translation MAYLLGFDVGSSSIKASLLDADTGKRVAQAVSPQVELEIKALKPGWAEQSPLTWWEHVKRAAAMLREQAPSGMAQVAGIGISYQMHGLVTLDREGRPLRDAIIWCDSRAVPYGEKAFRALGPERCLAELLNSPGNFTAAKLAWVKEHEPDVFERIWKIMLPGDYIAYRFTGRVATTPSGLSEGILWDVKDDGPARFLMEYFGFPEDILPEVVPSFSDQGRVLKEVAEELGIPAGVPVAYRAGDQPNNAFSLAVLNPGEAATTAGTSGVVYGVTDRPAYDTRSRVNTFVHVNHGKTHPRYGVLLCLNGTGILNRWVKQQAVDLDDRTVGYEVLNEWASRVPVGSEGVVILPYGNGAERTLENRDIGGSIHHLNFNIHRREHLLRAAQEGIVFALAYGMEIMEEMGMPTEVVRAGHANMFLSPLFREAFANTTGARIELFDTDGSEGAARGAGVGVGIYSRPEEAYVGLSRKGEVSPEPDLMERYREAYERWKETLRTVLGG, from the coding sequence ATGGCATACCTTCTCGGATTCGATGTGGGAAGCTCTTCCATAAAGGCCTCTCTCCTGGATGCGGACACGGGAAAGAGGGTGGCCCAGGCCGTCTCTCCGCAGGTTGAACTGGAGATCAAGGCGCTGAAACCGGGGTGGGCCGAGCAGAGCCCCCTCACCTGGTGGGAACACGTAAAGCGGGCCGCGGCCATGCTGAGGGAGCAGGCCCCCTCCGGGATGGCCCAGGTGGCGGGTATCGGGATCTCCTACCAGATGCACGGGCTCGTGACGCTGGACAGGGAGGGGAGGCCGCTCCGTGATGCCATCATCTGGTGTGACAGCAGGGCCGTGCCCTATGGGGAGAAGGCCTTCAGAGCGCTTGGACCCGAGCGATGTCTCGCCGAGTTGCTCAACTCGCCCGGCAATTTCACGGCCGCGAAGCTCGCGTGGGTGAAGGAGCATGAACCCGATGTCTTTGAGAGGATCTGGAAGATCATGCTCCCCGGGGACTACATCGCGTACCGTTTCACGGGGAGGGTGGCGACCACCCCTTCGGGGTTGAGCGAAGGTATCCTCTGGGACGTGAAGGATGACGGACCCGCCCGCTTCCTCATGGAGTACTTCGGCTTCCCCGAGGATATCCTGCCCGAGGTGGTACCCTCGTTCTCCGATCAGGGGCGCGTCCTCAAGGAGGTGGCCGAGGAACTGGGGATTCCCGCGGGGGTCCCCGTGGCCTACCGGGCGGGGGACCAGCCGAACAACGCCTTCTCCCTGGCGGTGCTCAATCCGGGAGAGGCGGCCACCACGGCGGGTACTTCGGGGGTGGTCTACGGCGTGACCGACCGACCGGCCTATGATACCCGATCCCGTGTGAACACCTTCGTCCACGTGAACCACGGGAAAACCCATCCCCGTTACGGGGTGCTCCTCTGCCTCAACGGTACGGGGATCCTCAACCGGTGGGTCAAGCAACAGGCGGTGGATCTCGACGATCGTACGGTGGGCTACGAGGTCCTCAACGAGTGGGCCTCCCGGGTGCCCGTGGGGAGCGAGGGGGTGGTGATCCTGCCGTACGGGAACGGGGCGGAACGGACCCTGGAGAACAGGGACATCGGAGGCTCGATCCATCACCTCAACTTCAACATACACCGGCGGGAGCATCTCCTCAGGGCCGCACAGGAGGGGATCGTCTTCGCCCTTGCGTATGGCATGGAGATCATGGAGGAGATGGGGATGCCCACCGAGGTGGTACGCGCCGGGCATGCGAACATGTTCCTGAGCCCCCTCTTCAGGGAGGCCTTTGCGAACACCACGGGTGCGAGAATAGAGTTGTTCGATACGGATGGTTCGGAAGGTGCGGCGAGGGGTGCGGGCGTGGGTGTCGGGATCTACTCCAGGCCGGAGGAGGCCTACGTGGGGCTCTCCCGGAAGGGGGAGGTCTCGCCGGAGCCGGACCTCATGGAGCGATACCGCGAGGCCTACGAACGGTGGAAGGAGACCCTCCGCACCGTGTTGGGCGGGTAG
- the tkt gene encoding transketolase, protein MDRKALEKIALSVRSLSMDAVEAAKSGHPGLPLGAAEIGAVLFGEVLRLSPHDPAWINRDRFVLSAGHGSMWLYSLLHLAGFDLPLDEIKRFRQLGSKTPGHPEYGHTAGVETTTGPLGQGFANAVGMAIAQEMLAARFNTPEFPLIDHYVYALAGDGCLMEGVSAEAASLAGHLKLGRLIVFYDSNRITIEGETDLAFTEDVGARFGAYGWQVLEGDGYDMEGILSLVEEAKAERERPTLIILHTTIGKGAPNKAGSHEVHGAPLGSEEVKASKRALGIPEDAQFYVAPEAYAYFEERRKAWREEYDRWQRMFSDWARTYPEKKAEWDRFFGPVDLSKVSFPSFERGSKVATRKASGEVLKALAAGVPNLVGGSADLAPSNNTALPGYGDFSVGDRTGRTLHYGVREHAMGAVANGIALYGGLRTFCATFLVFSDYMRPPIRLAALMGLPVTYIFTHDSIFVGEDGPTHQPVEHLASLRAVPNLLVLRPGDAEETVLAWRLAMESASTPVVLALSRQGLPVYEKPAAWEEDARRGAYVVKDCEGTPDVVVVATGSEVSLALAAAGEAEGRRVRVVSMLSRELFLSQDEAFRERIVPRDVRTVVVEAGVALGWEGFVSRRDDLVTLDRFGLSGPGGQVAEALGLSKERVKQRIMGQ, encoded by the coding sequence ATGGACAGGAAAGCTCTGGAGAAGATAGCGCTCTCGGTACGGAGTCTCTCCATGGACGCGGTGGAGGCGGCCAAGTCGGGACATCCTGGCCTTCCTCTGGGTGCGGCAGAGATAGGTGCGGTGCTCTTCGGGGAGGTGCTCAGGCTCTCGCCTCATGATCCGGCCTGGATCAATCGTGACCGGTTCGTCCTCTCGGCAGGTCATGGTTCCATGTGGCTCTACTCACTCCTCCATCTCGCCGGTTTCGATCTCCCCTTGGACGAGATCAAACGGTTCCGCCAGCTCGGTTCCAAGACGCCGGGGCATCCGGAGTACGGTCACACGGCCGGGGTGGAGACCACCACGGGCCCCCTCGGGCAAGGGTTTGCGAACGCGGTGGGCATGGCCATCGCGCAGGAGATGCTCGCCGCCAGGTTCAACACTCCGGAGTTTCCCCTCATCGATCACTACGTGTACGCCCTTGCAGGCGACGGCTGTCTCATGGAGGGGGTGAGCGCAGAGGCCGCCTCACTCGCGGGGCACCTCAAGCTCGGCAGGCTCATCGTGTTCTACGATTCGAACCGTATCACCATAGAGGGTGAGACCGACCTCGCCTTCACCGAGGATGTGGGTGCTCGTTTCGGTGCGTATGGCTGGCAGGTCCTGGAAGGCGACGGGTACGACATGGAGGGGATCCTCTCCCTGGTCGAGGAGGCAAAGGCCGAACGGGAACGCCCGACGCTCATCATCCTTCACACCACGATCGGGAAAGGCGCTCCGAACAAGGCCGGTTCCCACGAGGTACACGGCGCTCCGTTGGGGTCCGAGGAGGTGAAGGCTTCGAAACGGGCCCTGGGAATCCCCGAGGACGCGCAGTTCTACGTGGCACCCGAGGCCTACGCCTACTTCGAGGAACGACGGAAGGCCTGGAGGGAGGAGTACGACAGGTGGCAGCGGATGTTCTCCGACTGGGCGCGCACGTACCCCGAGAAGAAGGCGGAATGGGACAGGTTCTTCGGCCCGGTCGATCTCTCGAAGGTGAGCTTCCCCTCTTTCGAGCGTGGGAGCAAGGTGGCGACCAGAAAGGCGAGCGGCGAGGTGCTCAAGGCCCTTGCCGCAGGTGTCCCGAACCTGGTGGGCGGGTCCGCGGATCTCGCGCCGTCCAACAACACGGCCCTCCCCGGATATGGGGACTTCAGCGTCGGGGATCGTACGGGGAGGACCCTCCACTACGGGGTGAGGGAGCACGCCATGGGTGCCGTGGCGAACGGCATCGCCCTCTATGGTGGATTGAGGACCTTCTGCGCCACCTTCCTGGTCTTTTCGGACTACATGCGTCCCCCCATCAGGCTCGCCGCCCTCATGGGGCTCCCCGTGACGTACATCTTCACCCACGACTCGATCTTCGTCGGAGAGGACGGCCCGACCCACCAGCCGGTGGAGCACCTGGCCTCCCTCCGTGCCGTTCCCAACCTCCTGGTGCTGAGGCCGGGGGATGCGGAGGAGACGGTGCTGGCCTGGAGGCTCGCCATGGAGAGCGCCTCCACCCCGGTGGTGCTCGCCCTCTCACGGCAGGGACTGCCCGTCTACGAGAAGCCTGCAGCCTGGGAAGAGGACGCACGGCGTGGGGCTTACGTGGTGAAGGACTGCGAGGGCACCCCCGATGTGGTGGTGGTGGCCACCGGGTCCGAGGTTTCGCTCGCCCTTGCGGCCGCAGGAGAGGCGGAGGGAAGGCGGGTCAGGGTGGTCTCCATGCTTTCGAGGGAGCTCTTCCTCTCACAGGACGAAGCCTTCCGGGAGAGGATCGTTCCCCGCGATGTGAGGACCGTGGTGGTGGAAGCCGGTGTGGCCCTCGGGTGGGAGGGGTTCGTCTCCCGGAGGGACGACCTCGTCACCCTGGATCGATTCGGCCTGTCCGGTCCCGGGGGCCAGGTGGCCGAGGCGCTCGGCCTCTCGAAGGAGCGGGTGAAGCAGAGGATCATGGGGCAATGA